A stretch of Gasterosteus aculeatus chromosome 4, fGasAcu3.hap1.1, whole genome shotgun sequence DNA encodes these proteins:
- the LOC120817905 gene encoding long-chain-fatty-acid--CoA ligase 1 isoform X2, with the protein MLSQDFLQKLRLPDLDDVGQYIRNVSTPILVSMGAVAAATSYYLATRPKALPPVCDLCMQSVEVPGGELARRSVLSNGDAHISHFYDDARTMYEFFLRGLRVSNNGPCLGSRKPKQPYEWMSYREVMERTENLGSAFLHKGHSKTTDPHIGIFSQNKPEWTISELACYTYSLVSVPLYDTLGSEAIGYIIDKASISTIVCDVVDKVNLVLDCVRDRKHSVKNIVLMQTPSEELVDRGRRAGIHILSLQEMEAIGKANHHQPVPPQPEDMALICFTSGTTGNPKGAMLTHKNVVSNCSAFIKITESCARTTCDDVMLSFLPLAHMFERVVEGVMIVHGASIGFFQGDIRLLSDDLNTLKPTVFPVVPRLLNRMYDKIFGQANSSLKRWLLGFAYRRKEAEIRRGIVRRDSIWDRLIFQKVQASLGGRVRLMLTGAAPVSPTVLTFLRAAVGCQFYEGYGQTECTAGCTMTMPGEWEAGHVGAPLPCNSLKLVDVSEMNYLAVNGEGEVCVKGPNVFQGYLKDPEKTAEALDADGWLHTGDIGKWLPNGTLRIVDRKKHIFKLAQGEYIAPEKIENIYTRCDAVAQVFVHGDSLQAYLVAVVVPDPDFLSSWTKRTLGLEGSYQDLCGRAEVKAAIFEDMVRLGKEGGLKSFEQVRSIYVNTELFSVENGLLTPTLKAKRNEMRQHFRGQIEDLYAGVQM; encoded by the exons gGTGGGGAGTTGGCGCGCCGATCGGTTCTGTCAAACGGAGACgctcacatttcacatttttacgACGATGCCAGAACAATGTATGAGTTCTTCCTCAGAGGGCTCAGAGTCTCCA ATAATGGCCCCTGTCTTGGCTCCAGGAAACCAAAACAGCCGTATGAATGGATGTCCTACAGAGAG gTAATGGAGCGAACAGAGAATCTGGGTTCAGCATTTCTTCACAAAGGACACTCCAAGACCACAGACCCCCACATCGGCATCTTCTCTCAGAACAAACCTGAG tggacCATCAGCGAGCTGGCATGTTACACCTATTCTCTGGTGTCCGTCCCTCTGTACGACACACTGGGATCAGAAGCCATCGGCTACATCATAGACAAAG CTTCCATCTCCACCATCGTGTGCGACGTGGTCGACAAAGTCAACCTGGTGCTGGACTGTGTCCGGGACAGGAAGCACTCGGTGAAAAACATTGTCCTGATGCAGACGCCCAGTGAGGAGCTGGTGGACAGGGGGCGGCGGGCCGGAATCCACATCCTCAGCCTGCAGGAGATGGAG GCCATTGGGAAGGCCAACCATCACCAACCAGTG CCTCCGCAGCCCGAGGACATGGCTCTCATCTGCTTCACCAGTGGAACAaccg GAAACCCAAAGGGAGCTATGCTGACACATAAAAATGTTGTGTCCAACTGCTCAGCCTTCATCAAAATAACGGAG tCGTGCGCTAGGACCACCTGCGATGATGTCATGCTGTCTTTTCTGCCTCTGGCCCACATGTTTGAGAGGGTGGTGGAG GGAGTGATGATAGTGCACGGAGCTAGCATTGGCTTTTTCCAGGGAGACATTCGGCTGCTGTCAGATGACCTGAACACACTAAAACCCACTGTGTTTCCTGTGGTCCCCCGTCTGCTGAACAGAATGTATGATAAG ataTTTGGGCAGGCCAACAGCTCCCTAAAGCGCTGGCTGCTGGGATTCGCCTACAGGAGGAAGGAGGCCGAGATAAGGAGAGGCATCGTGAGGAGAGACAGTATCTGGGATCGGCTCATCTTCCAGAAGGTTCAG GCCAGCCTCGGAGGCCGCGTGCGTCTCATGCTGACAGGAGCCGCTCCCGTCTCCCCAACTGTCCTCACCTTCCTCAGAGCTGCAGTAGGCtgtcag TTTTATGAAGGTTATGGACAAACCGAGTGCACTGCTGGATGCACCATGACCATGCCCGGAGAATGGGAAGCAG GTCACGTAGGAGCCCCTCTGCCCTGTAACTCTCTGAAACTGGTGGACGTGTCCGAGATGAACTACCTGGCAGTAAACGGAGAGGGAGAG GTGTGCGTCAAGGGCCCCAACGTGTTCCAGGGCTACTTGAAGGACCCCGAGAAGACGGCAGAGGCCCTCGATGCAGATGGATGGCTTCACACGGGAGACATTGGGAAATGGCTTCCT AATGGCACGCTGCGCATCGTGGACAGGAAGAAGCACATCTTCAAGCTGGCACAGGGGGAGTACATCGCTCCTGAAAAGATAGAGAACATCTACACCAGGTGCGACGCCGTGGCGCAGGTCTTTGTGCATGGAGACAGTCTGCAG GCATATCTTGTGGCAGTGGTGGTACCTGACCCCGACTTCCTGTCTAgctggaccaagaggacccTGGGACTGGAGGGCAGCTACCAGGACCTCTGTGGCAGAGCG GAAGTGAAGGCGGCCATCTTTGAGGACATGGTGCGATTGGGGAAGGAAGGAGGCCTCAAGTCCTTTGAGCAG GTGAGGTCCATCTACGTCAACACCGAGCTGTTCTCCGTGGAGAACGGCCTGCTTACTCCGACACTGAAGGCCAAGAGGAACGAAATGCGACAGCACTTCAGAGGCCAGATAGAGGACCTGTACGCCGGCGTCCAGATGTAG
- the LOC120817905 gene encoding long-chain-fatty-acid--CoA ligase 1 isoform X1, translating into MLSQDFLQKLRLPDLDDVGQYIRNVSTPILVSMGAVAAATSYYLATRPKALPPVCDLCMQSVEVPGGELARRSVLSNGDAHISHFYDDARTMYEFFLRGLRVSNNGPCLGSRKPKQPYEWMSYREVMERTENLGSAFLHKGHSKTTDPHIGIFSQNKPEWTISELACYTYSLVSVPLYDTLGSEAIGYIIDKASISTIVCDVVDKVNLVLDCVRDRKHSVKNIVLMQTPSEELVDRGRRAGIHILSLQEMEAIGKANHHQPVPPQPEDMALICFTSGTTGNPKGAMLTHKNVVSNCSAFIKITEVSCPLSLSDVHISFLPLAHMFERVVQGVMIVHGASIGFFQGDIRLLSDDLNTLKPTVFPVVPRLLNRMYDKIFGQANSSLKRWLLGFAYRRKEAEIRRGIVRRDSIWDRLIFQKVQASLGGRVRLMLTGAAPVSPTVLTFLRAAVGCQFYEGYGQTECTAGCTMTMPGEWEAGHVGAPLPCNSLKLVDVSEMNYLAVNGEGEVCVKGPNVFQGYLKDPEKTAEALDADGWLHTGDIGKWLPNGTLRIVDRKKHIFKLAQGEYIAPEKIENIYTRCDAVAQVFVHGDSLQAYLVAVVVPDPDFLSSWTKRTLGLEGSYQDLCGRAEVKAAIFEDMVRLGKEGGLKSFEQVRSIYVNTELFSVENGLLTPTLKAKRNEMRQHFRGQIEDLYAGVQM; encoded by the exons gGTGGGGAGTTGGCGCGCCGATCGGTTCTGTCAAACGGAGACgctcacatttcacatttttacgACGATGCCAGAACAATGTATGAGTTCTTCCTCAGAGGGCTCAGAGTCTCCA ATAATGGCCCCTGTCTTGGCTCCAGGAAACCAAAACAGCCGTATGAATGGATGTCCTACAGAGAG gTAATGGAGCGAACAGAGAATCTGGGTTCAGCATTTCTTCACAAAGGACACTCCAAGACCACAGACCCCCACATCGGCATCTTCTCTCAGAACAAACCTGAG tggacCATCAGCGAGCTGGCATGTTACACCTATTCTCTGGTGTCCGTCCCTCTGTACGACACACTGGGATCAGAAGCCATCGGCTACATCATAGACAAAG CTTCCATCTCCACCATCGTGTGCGACGTGGTCGACAAAGTCAACCTGGTGCTGGACTGTGTCCGGGACAGGAAGCACTCGGTGAAAAACATTGTCCTGATGCAGACGCCCAGTGAGGAGCTGGTGGACAGGGGGCGGCGGGCCGGAATCCACATCCTCAGCCTGCAGGAGATGGAG GCCATTGGGAAGGCCAACCATCACCAACCAGTG CCTCCGCAGCCCGAGGACATGGCTCTCATCTGCTTCACCAGTGGAACAaccg GAAACCCAAAGGGAGCTATGCTGACACATAAAAATGTTGTGTCCAACTGCTCAGCCTTCATCAAAATAACGGAG GtttcctgtcctttgtctctcaGTGATGTCCACATTTCATTCCTGCCCTTGGCTCATATGTTTGAGAGAGTAGTCCAG GGAGTGATGATAGTGCACGGAGCTAGCATTGGCTTTTTCCAGGGAGACATTCGGCTGCTGTCAGATGACCTGAACACACTAAAACCCACTGTGTTTCCTGTGGTCCCCCGTCTGCTGAACAGAATGTATGATAAG ataTTTGGGCAGGCCAACAGCTCCCTAAAGCGCTGGCTGCTGGGATTCGCCTACAGGAGGAAGGAGGCCGAGATAAGGAGAGGCATCGTGAGGAGAGACAGTATCTGGGATCGGCTCATCTTCCAGAAGGTTCAG GCCAGCCTCGGAGGCCGCGTGCGTCTCATGCTGACAGGAGCCGCTCCCGTCTCCCCAACTGTCCTCACCTTCCTCAGAGCTGCAGTAGGCtgtcag TTTTATGAAGGTTATGGACAAACCGAGTGCACTGCTGGATGCACCATGACCATGCCCGGAGAATGGGAAGCAG GTCACGTAGGAGCCCCTCTGCCCTGTAACTCTCTGAAACTGGTGGACGTGTCCGAGATGAACTACCTGGCAGTAAACGGAGAGGGAGAG GTGTGCGTCAAGGGCCCCAACGTGTTCCAGGGCTACTTGAAGGACCCCGAGAAGACGGCAGAGGCCCTCGATGCAGATGGATGGCTTCACACGGGAGACATTGGGAAATGGCTTCCT AATGGCACGCTGCGCATCGTGGACAGGAAGAAGCACATCTTCAAGCTGGCACAGGGGGAGTACATCGCTCCTGAAAAGATAGAGAACATCTACACCAGGTGCGACGCCGTGGCGCAGGTCTTTGTGCATGGAGACAGTCTGCAG GCATATCTTGTGGCAGTGGTGGTACCTGACCCCGACTTCCTGTCTAgctggaccaagaggacccTGGGACTGGAGGGCAGCTACCAGGACCTCTGTGGCAGAGCG GAAGTGAAGGCGGCCATCTTTGAGGACATGGTGCGATTGGGGAAGGAAGGAGGCCTCAAGTCCTTTGAGCAG GTGAGGTCCATCTACGTCAACACCGAGCTGTTCTCCGTGGAGAACGGCCTGCTTACTCCGACACTGAAGGCCAAGAGGAACGAAATGCGACAGCACTTCAGAGGCCAGATAGAGGACCTGTACGCCGGCGTCCAGATGTAG
- the cenpu gene encoding uncharacterized protein cenpu, translating into MSAKKGRRAKVLSVTQQKGSPNDRTDSPNLSSIERGSFLEGLQQAYGNPLHSTALEEDLSVPEEGQTNRGKAGRKEITQRGKSAVKERGAAAKRKEAERNGEKEEEQEKKKRSRRSTTGARPVENQQMKKSENSESETERGKPGDAAPQARKRVEESHTGRKRVLSSSEGEDGDESWNPSPKKAKVLNLARSRKLSSNKSKPTTSSSEPDKPNRDEERKKRRAGGGTETEVVLDAFLDFCDQYRESVESKAVKQAVDSFSSNVEEQLLEKISTSRELKVLKKENAKVASSIHAKKRRLLDAKHELMRAERAAWLLQKEKAELKVQLADLRRGQAFLRDFRELNRLYLDHRRKRPKEKETYGAASLPALLLETKQVRTAEHQL; encoded by the exons ATGAG TGCCAAAAAGGGCCGGAGAGCCAAAGTGCTCTCGGTGACACAACAG AAAGGTTCACCCAATGATCGAACGGATTCTCCCAACCTGTCCTCCATAGAGAGAGGGAGCTTCCTTGAGGGACTGCAGCAGGCTTATG GTAACCCTCTGCACAGCACGGCCCTGGAGGAAGATCTAAGCGTCCCAGAGGAGGGTCAGACGAACCGAGGCAAAGCTGGGAGAAAGGAAATCACTCAGAGAGGGAAGAGCGCTGTAAAAGAGCGAGGAGCCGCCGCGAAGAggaaggaggcggagaggaacggggagaaggaggaggaacaggagaagaaaaagaggagcaggagaagtaCTACAGGGGCGAG GCCAGTGGAAAATCAGCAGATGAAGAAGAGTGAGAACAGTGAGAGTGAAACGGAACGAGGAAAGCCCGGTGACGCTGCTCCGCAGGCGAGGAAGCGAGTG GAGGAATCTCACACGGGCCGTAAGCGAGTTCTGTCCTCGTCTGAGGGGGAGGATGGCGATGAGAGTTGG AACCCGAGCCCAAAGAAGGCAAAGGTTTTAAACTTGGCCAGAAGCAGAAAGTTGTCATCTAATAAGTCGAAACCTACAACATCATCTTCAG AACCAGACAAGCCCaacagagatgaagagaggaaaaagagacgTGCGGGTGGAGGAACCGAGACAGAGGTGGTGCTGGATGCCTTCCTAGACTTCTGTGACCAGTACAG AGAGTCGGTGGAGTCCAAAGCAGTCAAACAGGCTGTTGATTCTTTCTCCTCCAACGTGGAAGAGCAACTGTTGGAAAAG aTTTCTACTTCGAGGGAGTTAAAggttctaaaaaaagaaaatgccaag gtggctTCTTCCATCCACGCAAAGAAACGGAGACTACTGGATGCCAAACACGAGCTGATGAG GGCAGAGCGGGCGGCGTGGCTGCTGCAGAAGGAGAAAGCTGAGCTTAAAGTCCAGTTGGCCGACCTGAGACGAGGCCAAGCCTTTCTGCGGGACTTCAGAGAGCTCAACCGACTTTACCTGGACCACCGACGCAAGCGGCCCAAAGAAAAAGAGACG TACGGGGCGGCCAGCTTgcctgctctgctgctggagaccaAGCAGGTCAGGACCGCTGAGCACCAGCTGTAA